In Bacteroidales bacterium, the genomic window ACGATGAATTCGTCCCTGCGAAAGCTGGCACACCCTGAAAATGGCAAAATCCGGTTTAATCAGTTTGTTCAGGTTTAAAACCGGCTGCAGGAAGATGGCGTCGTGCACTCTGCCTGAAATAATTCCCGGCATATCTTTAACCACCGCCATTCCTTCGCTGTACATGATCACGCCCGGTTTGATGCTGTCGGCAGCCCGTTGTAGCTGGTCGCTTGAACTTCCCTGGGTGTCGAGCACTACGCCGTCGGCATTTAGTTCATCAATCAATCGTGCCATGCCAACATAAGGATTTTCGAAGCGGGTGCTTTGATCCCAGGGATTAAAGGCGATAAAAAACCTGGTGTTGAGACTTGCAGCTGTCGATGAAATATCTCTTAATTTTGGTAGTCCGCCCGGCAGGTCGCCATATAAATCCCACTGATTGCGTTCATCCACACCAAGGCGAGGCCATGTCGGCCAGATTCCAAAGACATCATACCAACCGAAGTGTTTAGGGTTTTTCAGGAAATCATCAATCTTGTACTTTTGCGTTTGCCAGTCGTAAAATTCATGATTCCAGGCAAACTGCAACACCATCAGGTAAGCGCTCCTGATCCAGGCCAGGTCTTTGCGCTCATACAACGCCAGATCGAAGGTGTCAAGATCGAATAGGTAATGTTCCTGAAACATCTTTTTCAGGCCGTTTTGCCACTCCCCCTCAAAAGTGTTGAGGTAAACGCTGTAAGTCACATCACCACCAGGCTCCACAATGGTTTCATAACGCCGCCGTTGTGCTTTGGTCCAGCCTATACGCCGGGCAAGCGCACAGACCGAACTTCCTTCATCAATTGGAAAAGATGCATAACCCAGTTCCCAGGCGTTGTCGGGTAACGTCACATTTACCGGACCAAATCCCGGCCGGAACAGTTTCGCCCGAGCCAATGCCCAGGGCCCGGTAGCAGTGATGTAAACATGGTTTTCATTTTCGCCAAACGGGACAAAATTGGAAATGCGGAGGGTGTCGGGGCTAGTGTTTTTGATGACCACCTGATAAAGCGATGACTTTCGGAAATCGGGGTCATTTGCTATTGTAAAATGAACTTTGTCGGAAACAGCCTTATCCTTATCTGAAAAACTACCATAGGAAAGGCTCTGGTGAAGCTCATCCTGAATGCGGAGAGTAAAATTCGTAAACGGAATGATTTCCTGATTAAGGTGTTTTTGCTGCCCGGTAATCTGAGCAGCGAGAAGAAATGAGAGGCAGAGGAGGAGATTTTTTTTCATACATTATTCTTATGGATTGAATTTCAGAGATTTATCGTGTTGGTCGATGAAAATGTCACCCCTTCGGGGTTTTCTTTGTTTTGTAATTTGATTGTTTCTATAATCATGTCACCCCTTCGGGGTATTCTGTGCTTTGTAATTTGATTGTTTCTATAATCATGTCACCCTTTCGGGTTTTTCTTTGTTTTGCAATTTGTTTGATTCTATGATCATGACACCCCTTCGGGGTTTGTGTGTTTTGAATTGTTTTTATTTTTTAAATCATGACACCACTTCCTAGGTTTGCTTTTGTTTTTTCAAAATCACTCCACCTTCCACTCCAATATTCCACCTGAATAATCGGGCTGCAACTGGATTTCCAAACGCATGGCGGTGGTTTTTACCTGGGATATTTCGATGGTGTTCATCTGGTCTTTCAACACTGGGTATTGGCCGTGCTTGAAGACCTCTTTCCAATTTCCATTATCCAGGTAGAATGCTTTCCAGCTTTGTGGGATTCGGCAGCCTCCGTCCGGGCCGTCGTCAAACCAATAAACATGGATGTAGGCGATGCTGGTTTCTTGATTGAATTCGTACTCTACCCACTCCTTTGTTCCTTTGTGACTCCAGAACGTGAAACGCGGGATGGTATGATCGTTACTGTTTTTAGGAATCAATTGGTCGTTGAGCGCCGAAATCTGGTCGTAAATGTAGGATGCCGATTGTTTTGCTTCGGATGCAATGGTTGGCGGCGGGGTAGGGTTGGCGGCTGATTCTTCGTAAGGCAGCCACACGAGCATCTCACCATTTCCGCGATGTGCCCAGGCATAATAGGGAATCAAAACCAATTCACGGTCAGTTTTGATGAGTTGGTCATCATTTGAATCTTTGGAAACATGATAGGCATTCGATTTCAAAATGGATACGCCATTCACCAGGTTGGTTTGTTCAACCTGAAATTCAAGTTCCGGATCAACCAATAAATTACGCACCCTGCCTCCATTATCCACCCATTCAGCGCAGTAAATCAGTGGTCCGCGACTGATGGCCATCCTACCGGTATTTTCTTTTACTTCAGGTTTTGAAACAATTTTTGTAACAGGCATTGGAATATTCAGTTCGATTTGATCGCCTTGCTGCCAAATCCTGGAAATCTGGGCATACCCATCTTTTATCGCATAAGAAAGCACTTCTCCATTTATCGAAATTACCGGCTTTTCCGCTGGTAATGATCTGAATTGGTACAAATCTCCCGGCATCGGGCTGCTGACCGACCACACCGGAATCCGCACGGCCATTGTGAACTCAGCATTGCTGGAAGGGTTCACTTCAATTTTCACTTCGCCATCCCACGGGTAATTGGTTTGCTGAATCAGTTTCAGATCTCCAAACCCCATTTTCACCGCCCCTTCACTTCCAATGAAAAGATTGACAAAAACCTCTTTGTCGGTGTGCGCATAAATGTAGCCGGGCAGCGACGGCATAAAGCGGGCAACGTTGGTTGGGCAGCAGGAGCAGTCGAACCAGGGCTGTCGCTCATGGCTGCCGTCCGATTCCAGCGGGTTTGGGTAAAAGAAACGATCACCATGAATGGAGACGCCCGACAGGAATCCATTGTAAAGCGTCCGTTCGAGCACATCCACATATTTCGAATCGCCCGAAAGCAGGAACATTCGCTGGTTCCAGAGCATATTGGCGATAGCAGCGCAGGTTTCGTTGTAGGCCGAAAGATTGGGCAGTTCATAATCATCGCCAAATGCTTCACCCGAATGACGTGCTCCGATCCCACCGGTGATGTACATTTTTTTGAGAGCCACATTTTCCCACAATTTTTCAATAGCATTTCGGTAAGCCTTATCTCCGGTGAACGCAGCGATATCAGTCATACCTGAATACATGTAACCAGCCCGCACAGCGTGTCCCACAGCCTCAAACTGTTGAATTACCGGTTGATGATCCTGGGTGTAAGTCTTGTTGGAGCCATCTTTTCCGTAAACATACAATTCTCGTGCTTGAGCATTCCCGCGATCATCGAGAAAATATTTGGCCTGGTCGAGGTATTTTTTATTTCCGGTCACGCGATAAAGCTTTACCAGTCCGATCTCTATTTCCTGATGGCCCGGAACCCCGCGCAGCTGGCCGGCGCCGGTACCGAAGACCTTAACGACCAGATCGGCGCTTTTGATGGCAACATCGAGGAAACTCCGCTTACCGGTTGCCTCGTAATAAGCCACGGCCGCTTCATACATGTGACCAATGTTATACAATTCGTGACTTTGCTGCAGAAACGACCAACGTTCCTCCCCAGTATAAGGAATTATCGTGTCAGGGTCAATGGTTCGTGCAGTATAAAGATAACCATCTTCTTCCTGTGCCGCAGCAATGGCCGCAATCAATTCGTCCATATATGCTTCCACTTTTGGATCGGGATAGGTGCTGAGCGAGTATGCTGCTCCTTCCATCACTTTAAAAACATCGGAGTCATTGTAACGAATCCCGACAAACGAGCCTTGTTTCAACCCACCGGCTACACGAAAATTGTCAATCCGGTGCGTCTCTTCACATTTTTGAAAATTGTATGGAATCGAAACAATTCGGTTGGTATCAAGACGTGGCAACCAAAATTGATCAGTGAGTTTTACATTGGTAAATGGCACCGGAACAACCGGATAGTCAGCCGAAAGTGATTGTTTTTGCTTGCATGAATATAGCACAGCAACAATCACAAGAATGGAGGTAAATTTATTCATTGCACGTTAATTTTGGATTTTTGTCCAAAAATAACTTTTTCGTAAAAGCTAAACGATCACCATGAAGAAAAACAAGAGCCGGGATTGATTTTTTTAGCTTAGAAATCGGAGATAGTAAGCCTTGCCAACCGGTTTGATGTATCGGCTGTTAAAGTGTTAAAGCAGGGTCATAGAGGCAAAATACAACAATACCAAAAGGGAAATGATCCCAATTCCGATGATTGCATCCCGCTTAAGCCGATTGCGCAAGATTTTTTCGTAGTCGCTCATGGAGTATTTTGAAAGAAATTGATGCTGCAAAATTAAACAGTTAAACCATACTTAAGTGTCTTATTCACAATTTTTAAGAGCATTTAAATATTTTATTAAAAATTCATTAATTGATTTCCTGCGGTATTGCATAATGAACCTGGGGTGCTCTAGAGGAATGATCTCTTTGAAGAGTTTTACTTCACTATTGAGGGTGTTGAGAAACCTGAAATTTTTATCCCCACCGATACAAAGAGCAATCCTGGTGTTAGCTCCAAACTCAAATTGGTCATTTAAGCATTTCAGAGCAAATGGATAAACAGCATCACGAAGGTTTAGCTGGTCGTAGTAATTGATATTTTTGCCGTCTTTCGTAAACCCCAGAGGAGAAACCGCCGTAATAAAAAATTTACTGAAAAACTGATCAGCTCCACCATAGGCTTCGATGACCCTATAAATAAAGATGGATGACAATTCGTGCTTTTTTGGAAGGTGATTTGGTATTCCGCAATGCATCTCAAGATTTATGGGATCGGTGAATGAAATGCCAGTAACCCCGGCGCCAAACCTCCCGGGATTGATCCCGAATATGAATGCCCTGCTTTGGTCATCAGCATAATATTTATTTAAGAACCTTGTCACCAGATCAAAAGTGACCGGATGAATGTATGGATTCATCACTTCAATTTCGGGAACGTTGATTGCCAGGTTCAGTTTGTGATAAAATTCTAGGGCTTTTCCGGCAAATGTTTTCATCTTTATTAAAGGATCAGGAATGTGAATGACAAACGAACGCAATCAGCGATTTATGCTAATTTTGCCGTCAAAATAAACAGATTATTAATCCTAAACTTTCTATCTGAATGAAAAAATTTGCCGCACTGCTGATCCTTTCAGCCATTGCTTTTGTTTCGTGTAATCAATCCACTAAAACCGATTCGGAAATGAATCCATTTTTGACAACCTACAACACACCATTTGATGTTCCTCCTTTTAATAAAATCAGGAATGAGCATTTTTTACCCGCGATTAACGAAGGGATAAAAGCCCATGCTTCCGAAATTGAGGCCATTGTGAATAATCCTGAGCCTGCCAGTTTCGAAAACACCATCGCAGCCCTTGATCGCAGTGGGTTTTTGCTGACTGAGGTCAACAGCGTTTTTTACAATCTGCAATCGGCTCATACCAATGATGAACTGCAAAAGATTGCCCAGGAAGCATCGCCGTTGTTGTCGGAGCACAGCGATGATATTTTGCTGAATGAGGGGCTGTTTAAAAGAGTTAAGGCTGTTTATGACAAAAGAGAAAATCTTTCGCTTGATAAAGAACAGCAGATGCTTCTCGATAAAACTTACAAGCGATTCGCCCGCAATGGCGCATTGCTGGATAATGAGAAAAAGGAGACTTTACGAGGGATTAACTCAGAGCTCTCATTGCTTTCCCTCAAGTTTGGCGATAATCTTTTAGCCGAAACAAATGCATTTCAAATGGTAATAGAAGAAGAAAATGATTTAGCCGGTTTACCCCAAAGTGTCCGCGATGCTGCTGCCGATGCAGCCCGTGAAGCGGGTTTGAGCGACAGTTGGCTGATCACCCTCCATAGCCCGAGCAGAATGCCTTTCCTACAGTACGCCCAAAACCGGAAACTACGCGAAAAGTTGATGAAAGCCTATACCAACCGTTGTAACAACGATAATGTTTATGACAACAAGGAGATAACCTCAAAAATGGCTTCACTGCGCGTCAAACGCGCCAATCTGCTGGGATATAAAACACATGCTGATTTTGCGCTCGAAGTGACCATGGCCAAAAACCCTGCAACGGTTTACGCTTTTCTTGATGAACTTTGGACTCCGGCATTGGTGAATGCCAAAAAGGAAGCCATCGAGTTGCAAAAAATGATTGATGCCGAAGGTGGAAACTTCAAGCTGGAATCCTGGGATTGGCCGTATTACGCTGAAAAGCTCCGGCAGCAAAAGTTTAGTTTTGACGAAGAGGAGCTTCGCCAATATTTTGAACTTCAACATGTGCTACAGGGAATGTTTGAAGTAGCCAATAATCTGTTTGGGTTGCAATTTGTCGTATTGAAGGATGTTCCGGTCTATCATCCGGATGCTGTTGTTTACCAGGTGTTGGAAGCTGACGGATCGCACATCGGGATCCTTTATATGGATTTTCACCCCCGGGCATCAAAAAGCGGTGGGGCATGGATGACCAGCTTCCGCGAGCAGTTTATAAGAAATGGAGAGAACGTTCCTCCGGTCATTTCGATGGTGATGAACTTTTCGAAACCGACAGGTGAAATGCCGGCATTGCTTAGCTTCGAAGAAGTAGAAACCCTGTTTCACGAGTTTGGACATGCGTTACATGGATTGCTTTCCAACGTCAATTATCTCACTTTATCCGGAACCAACGTATCGCGCGACTTTGTTGAATTACCTTCACAAATCATGGAAAACTGGGCTGAACACCCGGAAGTCTTGAAAAGTTTTGCCAGGCATTATAAAACCGGAGAACCCATCCCTGATGAGTTGATTACAAAAATTCAGAATGCCAGTAAATTTAACCAGGGCTTTGCAACCACCGAGTACATTGCAGCCAGCTATCTCGACATGGACTGGCATACACTCACTGACGCTGAAACTCAAAATCCACTGCAGTTTGAAAAGAATGCAATGGATCGCATCGGTCTTATTCCTCAGATGGATCCGCGCTATCGCACCACCTATTTTGCTCATGCCTTTTCATGGGATTACTCAGCAGGCTATTACAGCTACCTGTGGGCTGAAGTACTGGATAATGATGCTTTTGAGGCTTTCCTCGAAAACGGACTCTTTGATCCTGAGACCGCTAAATCACTACGTCAATATATTTTCTCACCAGGTGGAACTGAAGACCCAATGGAACTCTATATTAAATTCCGTGGCAAAGCCCCGTCAAAAGAGCCGATGCTGAAGAAAAGAGGGTTGCTGTAGGAGAGCTGAGGGCATGGGGCAAAGAGCATGGGGCAAAGGGCAAAGTGTATGGTGTTTTTTTTGGCAGAAATTTCAAATGACAGATGTCAAAAGACAAATAAATGCGAAATTCAAAGAATTCAAATACGAAACTCTTCAATATTATTTTTGATCCTTTATACATTGAATTTTATTTGTCCTAAGGACTCCTATGGAGAGATTTGTTTTTTGTATTTTGTCCGCAGGACTCCTTTGGAGTAATTTCTGATTTATCTATGTCAGGCTTGGTAAAACCTGCCAGTGTGCGCAGCTCCTGACAGTGTTTAATAATTGACCACATTCCCATGAAATTTATTTGTGTAAGTTTGCCGTGCATTTGTAAACAACCCTGGCTTTTGTGCTAAAACATTTAACCATAAAGAATTATGCGCTGATAGAGAGTCTGGAAGCTGACTTTCATCATGGTTTTTCGGTGATCACGGGTGAAACCGGAGCCGGGAAATCCATCATCCTGGGCGCACTTGGTCTGATCCTAGGTCAGCGTGCCGACCTGCAATCGCTCATGGATAAAAACGAAAAATGCATTGTCGAAGGCTTTTTTAACATCGACCATCTTGAATTGAAAAGCTTCTTTGATGAGAATAGTCTCGACTATGATCCCAGCCAGGCGATCCTTCGCCGCGAAATCCTCCCTTCAGGCAAATCGAGGGCATTCATAAATGATACACCGGTTAACCTGAATCTGCTGAAAGAACTCGCAGAAAAACTTGTTGACATTCATTCACAAAACAGGGTGACTTCGCTTCAGGACGAAGGTTTTCAGCTGGCTGCACTG contains:
- a CDS encoding glycoside hydrolase family 127 protein gives rise to the protein MNKFTSILVIVAVLYSCKQKQSLSADYPVVPVPFTNVKLTDQFWLPRLDTNRIVSIPYNFQKCEETHRIDNFRVAGGLKQGSFVGIRYNDSDVFKVMEGAAYSLSTYPDPKVEAYMDELIAAIAAAQEEDGYLYTARTIDPDTIIPYTGEERWSFLQQSHELYNIGHMYEAAVAYYEATGKRSFLDVAIKSADLVVKVFGTGAGQLRGVPGHQEIEIGLVKLYRVTGNKKYLDQAKYFLDDRGNAQARELYVYGKDGSNKTYTQDHQPVIQQFEAVGHAVRAGYMYSGMTDIAAFTGDKAYRNAIEKLWENVALKKMYITGGIGARHSGEAFGDDYELPNLSAYNETCAAIANMLWNQRMFLLSGDSKYVDVLERTLYNGFLSGVSIHGDRFFYPNPLESDGSHERQPWFDCSCCPTNVARFMPSLPGYIYAHTDKEVFVNLFIGSEGAVKMGFGDLKLIQQTNYPWDGEVKIEVNPSSNAEFTMAVRIPVWSVSSPMPGDLYQFRSLPAEKPVISINGEVLSYAIKDGYAQISRIWQQGDQIELNIPMPVTKIVSKPEVKENTGRMAISRGPLIYCAEWVDNGGRVRNLLVDPELEFQVEQTNLVNGVSILKSNAYHVSKDSNDDQLIKTDRELVLIPYYAWAHRGNGEMLVWLPYEESAANPTPPPTIASEAKQSASYIYDQISALNDQLIPKNSNDHTIPRFTFWSHKGTKEWVEYEFNQETSIAYIHVYWFDDGPDGGCRIPQSWKAFYLDNGNWKEVFKHGQYPVLKDQMNTIEISQVKTTAMRLEIQLQPDYSGGILEWKVE
- a CDS encoding DUF4918 family protein, with amino-acid sequence MKTFAGKALEFYHKLNLAINVPEIEVMNPYIHPVTFDLVTRFLNKYYADDQSRAFIFGINPGRFGAGVTGISFTDPINLEMHCGIPNHLPKKHELSSIFIYRVIEAYGGADQFFSKFFITAVSPLGFTKDGKNINYYDQLNLRDAVYPFALKCLNDQFEFGANTRIALCIGGDKNFRFLNTLNSEVKLFKEIIPLEHPRFIMQYRRKSINEFLIKYLNALKNCE
- a CDS encoding M3 family metallopeptidase; this encodes MKKFAALLILSAIAFVSCNQSTKTDSEMNPFLTTYNTPFDVPPFNKIRNEHFLPAINEGIKAHASEIEAIVNNPEPASFENTIAALDRSGFLLTEVNSVFYNLQSAHTNDELQKIAQEASPLLSEHSDDILLNEGLFKRVKAVYDKRENLSLDKEQQMLLDKTYKRFARNGALLDNEKKETLRGINSELSLLSLKFGDNLLAETNAFQMVIEEENDLAGLPQSVRDAAADAAREAGLSDSWLITLHSPSRMPFLQYAQNRKLREKLMKAYTNRCNNDNVYDNKEITSKMASLRVKRANLLGYKTHADFALEVTMAKNPATVYAFLDELWTPALVNAKKEAIELQKMIDAEGGNFKLESWDWPYYAEKLRQQKFSFDEEELRQYFELQHVLQGMFEVANNLFGLQFVVLKDVPVYHPDAVVYQVLEADGSHIGILYMDFHPRASKSGGAWMTSFREQFIRNGENVPPVISMVMNFSKPTGEMPALLSFEEVETLFHEFGHALHGLLSNVNYLTLSGTNVSRDFVELPSQIMENWAEHPEVLKSFARHYKTGEPIPDELITKIQNASKFNQGFATTEYIAASYLDMDWHTLTDAETQNPLQFEKNAMDRIGLIPQMDPRYRTTYFAHAFSWDYSAGYYSYLWAEVLDNDAFEAFLENGLFDPETAKSLRQYIFSPGGTEDPMELYIKFRGKAPSKEPMLKKRGLL